In Paraburkholderia sp. BL10I2N1, a single genomic region encodes these proteins:
- a CDS encoding DNA polymerase Y family protein: MRVFLAVHLPKLPLEVFRPNWSSKPPHGSVVLEKDKVVIADSAARAAGVRPGMKRGGVLTLSPETEMHERDAGREDAAQREVGIALMRFAPEVTLLGEATVVVDVGASLRLFGGLLALCREARAVLATLGLSARISAAPTGQGAWLLAKYASGPGARRVLKLATLEERLSALPMLAVPEVRPFSDWFTGLGCETIADIRRLPRAGLQRRCGEHLLDSLDRAFGTAPELFDWLELPPTFSARIEMPDRLEDADGAVFGAHRLIVQLCGWLSAKQLAVTAIQLSLEHERGRNAIEPTVIDVALGEPTWREDHLVRLLKERLHRIELTAPVIALRLDASKVEAAAPASDTLFPEPGGSPEDHARLLELLAARLGEENVLRPAPTPDHRPEVANQWVPVSQKQKNIELPEGLPRPTWMLDKPVRLLIRQHRPFYGSPLRMVSPGERIEAGWYDGGLITRDYFVAQGDDQSCYWVYRERVSSRDAEEEPKWFLHGLFG; encoded by the coding sequence ATGCGCGTCTTTCTCGCCGTCCACTTGCCGAAGTTGCCGCTCGAGGTCTTCAGACCGAACTGGTCGTCTAAGCCGCCTCATGGCAGTGTGGTACTGGAGAAAGACAAGGTGGTCATTGCGGACAGTGCGGCGCGCGCCGCTGGCGTGCGTCCGGGGATGAAACGCGGCGGTGTGCTGACCCTGTCGCCGGAAACGGAAATGCACGAGCGTGATGCAGGCCGCGAAGATGCGGCGCAACGCGAAGTGGGTATCGCGCTGATGAGGTTTGCGCCCGAAGTGACGCTGCTCGGCGAGGCGACCGTCGTGGTGGACGTCGGCGCAAGCCTGCGTCTTTTCGGCGGACTGCTCGCGCTGTGCCGGGAGGCGAGAGCCGTGCTCGCGACACTCGGGCTGAGCGCACGCATCAGCGCCGCGCCCACCGGGCAGGGCGCATGGCTGCTGGCGAAGTATGCGAGTGGACCGGGTGCGCGGCGCGTGCTGAAGCTCGCCACACTCGAAGAGCGGCTGTCCGCGCTGCCCATGCTGGCCGTCCCCGAAGTCCGTCCGTTCTCTGACTGGTTCACGGGCCTCGGCTGCGAGACCATTGCCGACATCCGGCGCCTGCCGCGTGCGGGCCTGCAGCGGCGATGTGGCGAGCATCTGCTCGATTCGCTCGACCGCGCATTCGGCACCGCGCCCGAACTGTTCGACTGGCTTGAGTTGCCCCCCACGTTCTCGGCCCGCATCGAGATGCCCGACCGCCTTGAAGACGCCGACGGCGCGGTCTTCGGCGCGCACCGGCTCATCGTGCAACTGTGCGGCTGGCTGAGCGCGAAACAACTCGCGGTGACTGCCATTCAGCTGTCGCTGGAGCACGAGCGCGGACGCAACGCTATCGAACCCACAGTCATCGACGTCGCTCTGGGCGAGCCGACATGGCGCGAGGACCATCTTGTGCGGCTCCTCAAGGAGCGGCTGCATCGCATCGAACTGACAGCACCCGTCATCGCACTGCGGCTCGATGCGTCGAAGGTCGAAGCCGCAGCGCCTGCATCGGACACTCTCTTTCCCGAGCCTGGTGGCTCTCCTGAGGACCACGCACGGCTTCTCGAACTGCTGGCGGCAAGGCTGGGCGAAGAGAATGTGCTTCGTCCGGCGCCGACACCCGACCACCGGCCCGAGGTGGCCAACCAGTGGGTGCCGGTCAGTCAGAAGCAGAAAAATATCGAGCTTCCCGAAGGGCTGCCGCGACCGACCTGGATGCTGGATAAGCCCGTGCGCCTGCTGATACGGCAGCACCGGCCGTTCTACGGCTCACCCTTGCGTATGGTGTCGCCTGGCGAGCGAATTGAAGCGGGCTGGTACGACGGCGGACTCATCACGCGCGACTATTTCGTCGCGCAGGGCGACGACCAGAGCTGCTACTGGGTGTACCGCGAGCGCGTCAGCAGCCGGGATGCCGAAGAAGAGCCAAAGTGGTTCCTGCACGGCCTGTTCGGATGA
- the imuA gene encoding translesion DNA synthesis-associated protein ImuA, producing the protein MSAPSVRAEEIHPSLWRASQLARSRGRVIDTGYPALSAELPGGGWPVGALVDLLVQQAGVGELRLLRPALSAADKRPIAFVQPPHTPDGLGLSYIGLSLERVLRVKAQKTADALWSAEQILRAGSCGALIFWAQHAQASSLRRLHLAAQSSETLFIMVRPLAAAQDSSPALLRLALRPAPDGLTVDIVKRRGPTRTEPLSIPLQPTPVLLSRHARLSRRPLAEVAARGLQTELVV; encoded by the coding sequence ATGTCCGCACCTTCCGTCCGCGCAGAAGAGATTCACCCGTCCCTGTGGCGGGCGTCGCAGCTCGCGCGCAGCCGTGGACGGGTGATTGACACCGGTTATCCGGCCCTGTCAGCCGAACTTCCCGGTGGTGGCTGGCCGGTCGGCGCGCTGGTCGACCTGCTGGTCCAGCAGGCGGGTGTGGGGGAGCTGCGGCTGCTGCGACCGGCGCTCAGCGCCGCGGACAAGCGGCCCATCGCGTTCGTTCAGCCGCCGCACACGCCTGACGGTCTCGGGCTCAGCTATATCGGCCTTTCCCTGGAGCGGGTGCTGCGGGTCAAAGCACAAAAGACAGCGGACGCGCTGTGGTCTGCAGAGCAGATTCTCCGGGCCGGCAGTTGCGGCGCGCTTATCTTCTGGGCGCAGCATGCGCAGGCTTCGTCGCTGCGCCGGCTCCACCTTGCGGCGCAGTCGTCGGAAACCCTGTTCATCATGGTCCGGCCACTGGCTGCGGCGCAGGACTCGTCGCCTGCGCTGCTGCGGCTGGCGTTGCGACCGGCACCGGACGGCCTGACCGTCGATATCGTGAAACGACGAGGGCCCACGCGCACGGAGCCGCTGTCGATTCCCCTTCAACCCACACCTGTTCTGCTTTCCCGCCATGCGCGTCTTTCTCGCCGTCCACTTGCCGAAGTTGCCGCTCGAGGTCTTCAGACCGAACTGGTCGTCTAA